In Euwallacea fornicatus isolate EFF26 chromosome 2, ASM4011564v1, whole genome shotgun sequence, one genomic interval encodes:
- the LOC136348309 gene encoding fl(2)d-associated complex component-like isoform X3: MSNKGKRKITVSLTRQKSKTQGKARPSVFDRLGIKAGILLKGEYCHPWAQTGSCPYGKGCKYSKTHTLISPSKQRAAKIQSVSKKHHVKDSHKRAQKGETDNWDQWGPEELEDADADDLERKRQELQRELELQMKMEHKARKKDKKSKKESSPSSDSSSSSSDSSSSSDDSSSSSSSSLETKRKKVNKVKKRPSSSSSESFSHTHKQKKAKPVVKDAARDKSKSKAKTLSTNKPAIKSPSPVRVKKKSETPPIKLKASSNKIDGDVKSPRPQSRSGDRKEKHRTPSPKLAKEKEREKEKERERERERGKLLCLIFIEEKTKALLEKEKEREKEREREKEREKEREKERAKLREKERDRDKKKDSRSPKRESRTSKEIKRRDSPDSTHSRDKKASPGRSKPSSRRSPERRGDKREERGRSRGKERSSDKIRGKDKRDSRDRDRERERRMREEREAAREKEREEALARCQERQRERERLKEIEKKEGDRRGRDRSRRDERSVDDRLSRRHSPSDRRGHSVDTRKSGRSSPDRHLDRGEIQQRGDYSRSRDERRLDEKTFEGSYERTQYERSHYEATLSEREYVDDRRRELWDDRVELDREFVGSRGRPGYRGKGRGDWGEGDYAEHEWDRATRRPVDWEGREGWDVLDRAHAQEEEWRHYDRIDNWGGDSRRRWPNREWRERDNSSRPRSAASHSLEGSADDSKSESHKKGTASTSTGSQPALNESSSDQKSTSVEIAEVLPSSGKRPAEEPGEGSNEPKRAKPDPVLEDDLSEISDDADDILNRDEDVILEETSEELLTTVIEPETQSQAFEQVASEKSPASSPAKSPKKEDSIDDDNADLDFEEISEDELDEESKIKGIGDALGVDWASLVQESRSKVKPTSSSKLRWEPHNVLVNLGVSVNLAGEDLVKDILRQHSEAEAKPIKEEEVKTEPPEVSHPIAAIQVANKESQQIRKSLFSNVGQHTRALSARRDLLIRRHLCNLPVNDLYVEAPKRHDPELFKVAAQLFERCL; this comes from the exons atgtctaataaaggGAAGCGAAAAATCACAGTCAGTCTGACCAGGCAAAAGAGCAAGACTCAAGGAAAAGCCCGGCCCAGTGTGTTCGACCGCCTGGGCATCAAAGCGGGGATACTGCTCAAAGGAGAGTACTGTCATCCCTGGGCCCAAACTGGGTCCTGTCCGTACGGAAAAG GttgcaaatattcaaaaacccATACCCTCATAAGCCCCTCAAAGCAGCGCGCGGCAAAAATTCAATCCGTATCCAAGAAACATCATGTGAAAGATAGCCACAAGAGAGCACAGAAAGGGGAAACAGACAATTGGGACCAGTGGGGCCCCGAAGAATTGGAGGATGCTGATGCGGACGACTTGGAACGAAAACGTCAAGAATTGCAACGCGAACTAGAGTTGCAAATGAAGATGGAACACAAGGCTCgaaaa AAAGATAAGAAAAGTAAGAAGGAAAGCAGTCCATCAAGTGACTCCAGTTCAAGTTCATCAGATTCAAGTAGTAGCAGTGATGACTCCAGTTCAAGTAGTTCTTCATCTCTTGAAACCAAGCGCAAAAAAGTGAATAAAGTTAAGAAAAGACCTAGTTCGTCTAGTTCTGAAAGCTTTAGCCACacacacaaacaaaaaaaggcAAAGCCGGTAGTGAAGGACGCTGCGCGAGATAAATCTAAAAGCAAAGCAAAGACACTTAG TACCAACAAACCAGCCATTAAGTCTCCGTCCCCAGTACGTGTCAAAAAAAAGAGTGAGACTCCTCCAATAAAACTAAAAGCATCCTCAAATAAAATAGATGGGGATGTGAAATCTCCTAGACCCCAAAGTCGGTCAGGCGATCGGAAAGAGAAGCATCGCACTCCAAGTCCCAAGTTGGCAAAGGAAAAGGAAAGGGAGAAAGAGAAGGAGCgtgaaagagaaagagaaagaggtAAGTtattgtgtttaatttttattgaggaaaaaacaaaagcattattagagaaagaaaaagagagagagaaggAACGGGAGCGAGAAAAAGAACGAGAAAAGGAACGCGAAAAAGAGCGCGCCAAGCTACGTGAAAAAGAACGTGATCGAGACAAAAAAAAGGATTCGAGATCTCCAAAAAGGGAGAGCAGAACTtcaaaagaaatcaaaaggcGAGATTCACCTGATTCAACGCACTCCAGGGACAAGAAAGCATCGCCTGGTCGCTCCAAACCTTCATCAAGAAGAAGTCCTGAGAGACGCGGTGATAAACGAGAAGAGAGGGGCAG GTCAAGAGGCAAAGAAAGATCTAGCGACAAAATACGAGGCAAAGACAAGCGAGACTCAAGAGATCGTGATCGAGAACGGGAGCGGCGTATGCGAGAAGAACGGGAAGCGGCTAGGGAGAAGGAGAGAGAAGAAGCTTTGGCCAGATGTCAAGAAAGacagagagaaagagagaggcTTAAAGAGATTGAGAAGAAAGAGGGAGATAGAAGAGGAAGGGACCGGTCGCGCAGAGATGAGCGTTCAGTGGATGATCGCCTGTCTAGACGACATTCACCTTCCGATCGTAGGGGACATTCAGTGGACACCAGAAAATCTGGTAGAAGCAGCCCTGATCGTCATTTGGACCGTGGGGAAATTCAGCAGAGGGGAGATTATAGTCGAAGCAGAGATGAAAGACG ATTAgatgaaaaaacttttgaaggtTCTTATGAACGCACTCAATACGAACGAAGCCATTATGAAGCCACTTTGAGTGAGCGAGAATATGTGGATGATCGACGTCGAGAATTGTGGGATGATCGTGTGGAGCTAGATAGAGAATTTGTTGGTTCTAGAGGAAGGCCAGGATATCGTGGGAAGGGCAGAGGCGATTGGGGCGAAGGGGACTATGCAGAGCATGAATGGGACAGAGCAACCCGTAGGCCAGTGGATTGGGAGGGGAGAGAAG GTTGGGATGTGTTAGATCGGGCGCATGCTCAAGAAGAAGAATGGAGGCATTATGACAGGATAGATAATTGGGGTGGTGATAGCAGACGGAGATGGCCGAATCGCGAATGGCGGGAAAGAGACAACAGTTCAAGACCGAGGAGCGCCGCATCTCATTCACTGGAAGGTAGCGCTG aCGATAGCAAATCGGAATCTCACAAAAAAGGAACAGCCTCCACCTCTACGGGCAGTCAACCCGCTTTAAATGAATCGAGTAGTGATCAGAAATCAACATCAGTAGAGATCGCTGAAGTTTTGCCTTCTTCGGGAAAAAGACCAGCTGAAGAACCAGGAGAAGGTTCTAACGAGCCGAAGCGAGCCAAACCGGACCCTGTTCTTGAAGACGATTTAAGTGAAATTAGCGATGATGCCGATGACATTCTGAATAGAGATGAG GACGTAATTTTGGAAGAAACCTCAGAGGAACTTTTAACGACTGTAATTGAACCAGAAACACAATCTCAAGCTTTTGAACAAGTAGCTTCAGAAAAATCGCCGGCCTCATCTCCAGCTAAAAGCCCCAAAAAAGAGGACTCAATAGATGACGATAATGCCGATTTGGACTTTGAAGAAATCTCTGAGGATGAGCTTGATGAGGAGTCCAAAATCAAAGGAATCGGAGACGCGTTGGGGGTGGATTGGGCTAGTTTAGTCCAAGAATCACGCTCTAAAGTGAAACCAACAAGTTCGAGCAAGCTGCGCTGGGAACCCCACAATGTTCTAGTTAATTTGGGTGTATCCGTCAATTTGGCTGGAGAAGATTTGGTCAAGGATATCCTGAGACAACACTCGGAAGCTGAAGCCAAGCCTATCAAGGAAGAGGAGGTGAAAACGGAACCTCCAGAAGTATCTCACCCCATCGCTGCCATTCAAGTGGCCAATAAAGAGTCGCAACAGATCAGAAAGTCGCTGTTCAGTAATGTGGGACAACATACTAGGGCGTTGTCTGCTCGACGTGATTTGTTGATCCGGAGGCATTTGTGCAATTTGCCAGTCAACGATTTATATGTGGAGGCTCCAAAAAGACATGATCCAGAGCTGTTTAAAGTTGCGGCTCAACTGTTCGAGCGGTGCTTATGA